The segment GCCGAAGATCGCACGACGGCTGGCGTCGTGCAGCTGACTGGAACTGCGCCGGGGTCGTTTCGGAGTTTCGCGGCTGAAAGTGCTGGAGCTTGGACGGTTTGACGTTCTAAGATCTCCTACTCCCTTGCATCCGAGATGCGGCGGAAAGAATACTGATCTACAGAGGCCGCTGCTGTCTAATGGCAGCAAAGTCCGCAAAGCAGACCCTCGCCTTCCGGAAATGCTGCGCGACGCACGAACGGCTGGTATGGTGAAGCTGCGGTGCTGCATCTGCGAGGCGGGTGGAAGGCGGCTCTGGGCCGCTCCCTACAGGGGCGGATCAACCCGCTGGACGCAAATGCTGCGACTGATCTAATGGCGGCTGTGAGCCCAAATTCGACAGTGCCTGAGGATTGGTGACAGGCGTCGGGGGCGGTATCCAGCTTAACTGCTGCCCTTGTTCGCAAACGCGCCGGGCGACAGGCCCTCGTGACGGACAAAGGCCAGGCCGAAGGCGCTGGCGGACCCGTATCCGACCTTCATGGCGATCTCCGAAATGGTCAGCCCGCCCTGCCGGAGCAAGGTCTTGGCCAGGGCCATGCGCCATTCGATGGCGTATTGCAGTGGCGCGCGGCCAACCTGCCTGCGGAACCGCTCGAAAAAGCCGGAGCGCGACATGCCGGCGGCCTTCGCCAGTTCTGAAACGGAAAGCGGGCTGCCCGGCTCGGCGTGGATGCGTTGCAACGCACCCGAGAGCTGCGGATCCGACAGGCCGCGCAGTAGCCCGGGCGGCAGGGTCGTCGCCTGATCAGAGCGCAGGGCCTCGATCAGAAGGACCTCCAGCAATCGCTCAAGGATCAATCCGCGCCCCGGACGGTCGGCGCGGGTCTCCTCGTGGATCACGGGCACCAGGGTCGTCAGGCGGTTCTGATCAGAGACATGGATCATCTGCGGTAGCAGTGACACCAGAAGGCTCCTGGCCGGCGTGTCAAAATGGCAATGCCCGACGAGGGCGCGCATATCGACCGGGGCCTCAGTCGCGCCAAGCCGGAACTGTCCGGGACCGGTTTCAAGCGGCAGGCGGGGCACGTGGGGCGGCGGGGGCACCTCGCTGGACATGGTAAAGCCCTGCAGATGGGGGATCAGCACGAAATCACCAGCCCTCAGCGTGACCGGATCGCGCCCGGCGACGTGCAGCCGGCACCGCCCCTCGACCATCGCGCAGTAGAATGGGCTGACCATGTCGTGACGCTCCACCAGCCACTGGCCACCGGCTTCGACCATCTTGGAGATGGAGACCGCAGGCTTGAGCAGGGTGACGACACTGGAAAGAGGATCTAAGGGGCTGTCGAGCATCTGTTCGGACGATCTATTAATGATTTTGGACTTCTATGTATACCAAGGCCGAACGCTGCCGTCTATCTCTCTGTCACACAAGACAAGGAGACCTCAAATGTCCCGTATCCTCATCACCGGTTGTTCCTCCGGTTTCGGTCAGGCCATCGCCGCGCAGTTCCTCGATCAGGGCTGGGAGGTCATCGCCACGATGCGCAATCCCTCCGTCGAAGGGCTGCCTGAGTCCGACCGCATGCAGGTGATGGCCCTGGACGTCACCGACCCCGAAAGCATTGCGGCTGCGATTGCCGACGCGGGCCAGATCGATGCGCTGGTGAACAACGCTGGTGTCGGCATGCTCAACGTGCTGGAAGGCGCTGACATCGCCCGGGCCCGTGAGCTGTTCGAGATCAACGTGCTGGGTGCCATGGCCATGACCCGCGCCGTGATGCCCGCCATGCGCGCGCGGCGCAGTGGCGTTATCGTCAACGTCAGTTCCAGCGTGACGCTGCGCCCATTGCCTGCGCTGTCGATCTACAGCGCCAGTAAGGCCGCGCTGAATGCCTTTACCGAAAGCTTCGCGCTTGAGGCCGCTGAATTCGGCATACGTGCCCGGCTGGTCCTGCCCGGCAGTGCGCCGTCGACATCCTTCGGACGCAATGCAGTGGCGCGAATGGGCATGGATGTGCCCGAGGCCTACGGCCCCTTCGTGCAGGCCTATTCTCAGAGCCTTCAGTCCGCGACCGAGAAGACCGAGGCGCAGGATGTCGCTCAGGCTGTCTGGCGTGCCGTCACGGACGAGACCGCGCCCATGAAGCTGCCTGCGGGCGCGGACGCAGAAACCTGGTTCCGCGAAGCCGGACTCGCCACGGCGTAACGCGTCCGATGCTGATATCCCTCTCGAACGAAAAACACCCATGAACAGACTGATCACTCTCTCCGGCTCCCTGCCGACACCAGAGCCTGAGATCACCGTCGCCTATACGCCGATCGTTCTGCCGATGCCCGGCCGTCAGCCGCTTGAGCTGCGCCTGACAGCACCTGCTGCCGGGAAGGACCTGCCCATCGTGATCCTGTCGCATGGCTTCGGTCCCTCGAACTACATCCCGTCCAAGGACGGCTATGGACCGCTTGTTCAGTTCTGGGCCGAACGGGGCCTGGCCGTCATCCGAGCATTATCAACCATCGCGCGTTATTCAGGGCAGCAGGTCAAAATAGT is part of the Sulfitobacter geojensis genome and harbors:
- a CDS encoding AraC family transcriptional regulator, translated to MLDSPLDPLSSVVTLLKPAVSISKMVEAGGQWLVERHDMVSPFYCAMVEGRCRLHVAGRDPVTLRAGDFVLIPHLQGFTMSSEVPPPPHVPRLPLETGPGQFRLGATEAPVDMRALVGHCHFDTPARSLLVSLLPQMIHVSDQNRLTTLVPVIHEETRADRPGRGLILERLLEVLLIEALRSDQATTLPPGLLRGLSDPQLSGALQRIHAEPGSPLSVSELAKAAGMSRSGFFERFRRQVGRAPLQYAIEWRMALAKTLLRQGGLTISEIAMKVGYGSASAFGLAFVRHEGLSPGAFANKGSS
- a CDS encoding SDR family oxidoreductase, which encodes MSRILITGCSSGFGQAIAAQFLDQGWEVIATMRNPSVEGLPESDRMQVMALDVTDPESIAAAIADAGQIDALVNNAGVGMLNVLEGADIARARELFEINVLGAMAMTRAVMPAMRARRSGVIVNVSSSVTLRPLPALSIYSASKAALNAFTESFALEAAEFGIRARLVLPGSAPSTSFGRNAVARMGMDVPEAYGPFVQAYSQSLQSATEKTEAQDVAQAVWRAVTDETAPMKLPAGADAETWFREAGLATA